AAATACTGACGAAAATCATTTTTCTCAGAGAAATTACTGACGGAAATTTTGTCAGTATTGACAGAGAAGAAAAAAATAAAGGAAATAAAATATGACAGCAATTATTGAATTAAACAATCTTTCTGTGCAATTTCACCAGAAAGGACGGCTGATTACAGCAGTCAAAGATGCCACATTGCATATTGAAAAAGGAGATATTTACGGAGTGATTGGCTACTCAGGTGCTGGGAAATCAACACTTGTACGCACCATCAACCTCCTTCAAAAACCAACAACGGGGCAAATCGTAGTCAACGGAGAAGTTATTTTTGACAGCGAAAATCCTGTTCAATTCACTGGTCAAAAACTCCGCGAATTTCGTCAAAAAATTGGAATGATTTTTCAACATTTCAACCTTTTGAGTGAAAAAACCGTTTTTGAAAATGTTGTTTTCGCTCTTCAACACACGCAAACCCAAGAGGAAAACGGCAAAAAACGTTATCTGACCAAGCAAGAAAAAGCTGAAAAAGTCAATCATCTCTTGACTTTGGTAGACTTGGCTGACCTCGCCGACAAATATCCTGCCCAACTTTCAGGCGGACAAAAACAACGGGTTGCTATCGCACGCGCCTTGGCAAATGACCCAGAAATTTTGATTTCTGATGAAGGCACATCGGCACTTGATCCAAAAACAACCAATCAAATTCTTGATTTACTCAAATCTTTACACGAAAAACTAGGAATCACTGTGGTTTTGATTACCCATGAAATGCAAGTCGTCAAAGAGATTGCCAATAAAGTTGCTGTCATGCAAAATGGGGAAATCATTGAGCAAAATAGCCTCATTGATATTTTTGCCCAACCTAAAGAAGTCCTGACTAAACAATTTATCGAGACGACTAGCTCAGTCAACCGCTTCATTGCAGGACTTTCGAAGACAGATTTATTAGCACAACTAGAAGACGACGAAGAATTGATCCACTTAGACTATTCAGGCACAGAACTTGCTGACCCTGTTGTTTCAGACATTACCAAAAAATTTGACGTGACCACGAATATTTTCTATGGTAACGTTGAGCTTTTACAAGGACAACCTTTTGGATCACTCGTTTTGACCATTAAAGGAACCACAGAACATCGGCAAGCAGCCAAAGCTTACTTGGCAGAACGCCATTTACAATATGAAGTTTTAGGTAAAATCGGAAAGGCGGTGAAATAATGATAGCATGGTTTGCACATACATTTCCAAACGTGGTATATCTTGGTTGGGGAGGTGAGACAGGCTGGGGAACAGCAATCTTCCAAACCTTCTATATGACCCTCATTTCAGCAATTGTTGGAGGTCTTTTAGGCTTGATTTTTGGTATTGGAGTTGTTGTGACTGCCGAAGATGGCATCACACCAAATCGCCCAATCTTCTGGATTTTGGACAAAATTGTCTCCATTGGTCGTGCTTTTCCCTTTATCATCTTGCTTGCAGCGATTGCTCCTTTCACCAAAATTTTGGTTGGTACGCAAATCGGTGTGACCGCAGCCCTCGTCCCTTTGTCACTTGGTGTCGCTCCATTTTATGCTCGCCAAGTTCAAGCCTCACTAGAATCAGTAGATCACGGCAAAGTTGAAGCCGCTCAAACCGTTGGTGCAGACTTCTTGGACATTGTCTTCACCGTCTATCTACGTGAAGAATTATCAAGTTTGATTCGTGTTTCAACTGTCACTTTGATTTCTTTGATTGGTCTGACCGCAATGGCTGGAGCTATCGGTGCCGGTGGTTTAGGAAACACAGCTATATCATACGGCTACAACCGCTTTGCTAATGATGTGACTTGGTTTGCGACAATTTTGATTCTTATCTTTGTCCTGTTAGTCCAGCTCATTGGCGATTTCTTAGCTAAACGTGTTTCACACCGTTAATTTTAAAAACTAAAATTTAAAGTGATTGAGTCGCTAGAAAAGAGAAAAAATGAAAAATAATTCTGTAAAAGTTGTTGTCGCCACAGGAATTGGTGCAGCGCTCTTTGTCATTATTGGATGGTTAATCAATATTCCGACCCCTATCCCAAACACCAGCATTCAACTTCAATATGCGGTTTTAGCACTTTTTTCAGCCTTATTTGGCCCGCTCGCTGGTTTTTTGATTGGCTTTATTGGTCACGCCCTGAAAGACTCGTTTTTGTACGGTTCTCCTTGGTGGACTTGGGTTTTAGGCTCAGGCTTGATGGGGCTTTTTCTTGGATTTGGTGTCAATCGAGCTCGTTTGACCCAAGGAATTTTTGGAAATAAAGAAATGATTCGTTTTAATGCCGTCCAACTCATTGCAAACCTTGTTGTTTGGGGAATTATCGCTCCGATTGGAGATGTTTTGGTCTATAGTGAACCAGCCAACAAAGTTTTCACTCAAGGGGTTGTTGCTGGCCTAGTCAATGCCGTGACAATTGCGGTCGCTGGAACTTTATTGCTCAAACTTTATGCCGCAACACGCACAAAATCAGGCTCATTGGATAAAGAATAAATCCATTTAGAGCAAAGATATGCTAAAATAAAAGCAGCAATTATTTGCTGCTTTTGCGTTACTATCAGATGTGTTTTTTAGAATAATTCTGAAATAAAAAAAGCTTCAACATAAGGAAAAAAATGGAACCACTCATCTCATTCAAAGATTTTACATTCAAATACGATTTACAAAAAAATCCAACACTAAAAAACATAAATTTAGATATTTTTGCTGGCGAAAAAGTCCTCATTGTCGGACCTTCAGGCTCTGGCAAATCCACAATTGGACAGTGCCTCAACGGCATTTTACCCCACCTGTATAAAGGCGAAGCGAGCGGTCATTTATCTATTGATGGTCTCCCCTTTGGAAGCTCGATTTCAGAGTTATCAACTAAAGTTTCAACGATTTTACAAGATACGGATGGCCAATTTATAGGGCTTACTGTGGCAGAAGACATCGCTTTTGCGCTTGAAAATGATGGAAAAGAGCCAGCCGACATGGTCACAGCTGTGAATTATTGGGCAGAAGTCACTGAAAGCAAGAAGCTCTTGGCCCAACGGCCAC
The DNA window shown above is from Lactococcus sp. S-13 and carries:
- a CDS encoding ECF-type riboflavin transporter substrate-binding protein; the protein is MKNNSVKVVVATGIGAALFVIIGWLINIPTPIPNTSIQLQYAVLALFSALFGPLAGFLIGFIGHALKDSFLYGSPWWTWVLGSGLMGLFLGFGVNRARLTQGIFGNKEMIRFNAVQLIANLVVWGIIAPIGDVLVYSEPANKVFTQGVVAGLVNAVTIAVAGTLLLKLYAATRTKSGSLDKE
- a CDS encoding methionine ABC transporter ATP-binding protein, with translation MTAIIELNNLSVQFHQKGRLITAVKDATLHIEKGDIYGVIGYSGAGKSTLVRTINLLQKPTTGQIVVNGEVIFDSENPVQFTGQKLREFRQKIGMIFQHFNLLSEKTVFENVVFALQHTQTQEENGKKRYLTKQEKAEKVNHLLTLVDLADLADKYPAQLSGGQKQRVAIARALANDPEILISDEGTSALDPKTTNQILDLLKSLHEKLGITVVLITHEMQVVKEIANKVAVMQNGEIIEQNSLIDIFAQPKEVLTKQFIETTSSVNRFIAGLSKTDLLAQLEDDEELIHLDYSGTELADPVVSDITKKFDVTTNIFYGNVELLQGQPFGSLVLTIKGTTEHRQAAKAYLAERHLQYEVLGKIGKAVK
- a CDS encoding methionine ABC transporter permease, with amino-acid sequence MIAWFAHTFPNVVYLGWGGETGWGTAIFQTFYMTLISAIVGGLLGLIFGIGVVVTAEDGITPNRPIFWILDKIVSIGRAFPFIILLAAIAPFTKILVGTQIGVTAALVPLSLGVAPFYARQVQASLESVDHGKVEAAQTVGADFLDIVFTVYLREELSSLIRVSTVTLISLIGLTAMAGAIGAGGLGNTAISYGYNRFANDVTWFATILILIFVLLVQLIGDFLAKRVSHR